The proteins below come from a single Triticum aestivum cultivar Chinese Spring chromosome 5D, IWGSC CS RefSeq v2.1, whole genome shotgun sequence genomic window:
- the LOC123123929 gene encoding probable carbohydrate esterase At4g34215, giving the protein MQPAAAPAMPSILLLALLAATALGAGAVRTPTLVFILAGQSNMGGRGGATLNNRWDGVVPRECAPSPRTLRLSPALRWEEAREPLHSGIDVGNVLGVGPGIPFAHALLRAPACPKGAVVGLVPSAQGGTPIANWSRGSHLYDRMLTRARAAVAGTNGKGRVAAMLWFQGETDTIRREDALAYTGRMEALIRDVRRDLGIPNLLVIQVGIATGQGKFVDLVRKAQRAVRAPNLRYVDAMGLPVANDFTHLTTPAQVRLGKMLADAYVATLH; this is encoded by the exons ATGCAACCAGCTGCGGCGCCGGCAATGCCGTCCATCCTGCTGCTCGCCCTGCTCGCGGCCACGGCCCTGGGCGCCGGAGCTGTGAGGACGCCGACGCTGGTGTTCATCCTGGCGGGCCAGTCCAACATGGGCGGCCGGGGCGGGGCGACGCTCAACAACCGCTGGGACGGCGTGGTGCCGCGGGAGTGCGCCCCCTCGCCGCGCACGCTCCGCCTCTCGCCGGCCCTGCGCTGGGAGGAGGCCCGGGAGCCGCTGCACTCCGGCATCGACGTGGGCAACGTGCTGGGGGTCGGCCCGGGCATTCCGTTCGCGCACGCGCTGCTGCGCGCCCCGGCCTGCCCCAAGGGCGCCGTCGTCGGCCTCGTCCCCAGCGCGCAGGGCGGCACCCCCATCGCCAACTGGTCCCGCGGCTCCCACCTCTACGACCGGATGCtcacccgcgcccgcgccgccgtcgccgggaCCAATGGCAAGGGGAGGGTCGCGGCCATGCTCTGGTTCCAGGGCGAGACCGACACCATCCGGCGCGAGGACGCGCTGGCCTACACGGGCAGGATGGAGGCGCTTATCCGTGATGTCCGGCGAGACCTCGGCATCCCAAACCTCCTCGTCATCCAG GTCGGGATCGCGACGGGGCAGGGCAAGTTCGTGGATCTGGTGCGGAAGGCGCAGCGGGCGGTGCGGGCGCCCAACCTGAGGTACGTGGACGCCATGGGCCTCCCCGTCGCCAACGACTTCACGCACCTCACCACGCCGGCGCAGGTCCGGCTGGGGAAGATGCTCGCCGACGCCTACGTCGCCACGCTCCACTGA